Proteins co-encoded in one Candidatus Dormiibacterota bacterium genomic window:
- the egtB gene encoding ergothioneine biosynthesis protein EgtB: MDVKQGIAERLGEARRRTEALLAPLDDSAVMAQHDPLQSPLVWDYGHIAVFEELWLVHRLSGVEPPDDELMRRYDAFENPRGVRGTLPLMARAEVAAYRDSVDGRALDLLAEADLDGDDPLLRDGFVHEMIIEHEHQHTETILQTLQLVASGYRPALPPPPAARPVSLDSVAVPAGRYPVGTPGHHPYDNERGVHEVDLAGFRIDRFPVSCGQYLAFIEDGGYRRPELWGEGGREWLAGSGAIAPKHWRREAGGWVTDRFGHTVGVDADVPVMHVCWHEADAWARWAGRRLPTEFEWEVAARWDPETGTMRRYPWGDTPPTPEHANLDQRLFGCAPLGAYPRGASALGCEQMVGDVWEWTSSDFLAYPDFEAFPYPEYSAVFFGGDYKVLRGASWAARPSIGRAAFRNWDHPIRRQIFAGFRCAAGGEET, translated from the coding sequence ATGGACGTGAAGCAGGGCATCGCCGAGCGGCTCGGCGAGGCACGCCGGCGCACCGAGGCGCTGCTCGCCCCCCTCGACGACAGCGCGGTGATGGCGCAGCACGACCCCCTGCAGAGCCCCCTGGTCTGGGACTACGGGCACATCGCGGTGTTCGAGGAGCTGTGGCTGGTGCACCGGCTCAGCGGGGTCGAACCCCCCGACGACGAGCTGATGCGCCGCTACGACGCCTTCGAGAATCCCCGCGGGGTGCGCGGCACCCTGCCGCTGATGGCGCGCGCGGAGGTGGCCGCCTACCGCGACTCCGTCGACGGGCGCGCCCTCGACCTGCTCGCCGAGGCCGACCTCGACGGCGACGACCCGCTGCTCCGCGACGGTTTCGTGCACGAGATGATCATCGAGCACGAGCACCAGCACACCGAGACCATCCTGCAGACCCTCCAGCTGGTCGCGAGCGGCTACCGGCCGGCGCTGCCGCCACCCCCGGCGGCACGGCCGGTCAGCCTCGACAGCGTCGCCGTGCCCGCGGGGCGGTACCCGGTCGGCACCCCCGGCCACCATCCCTACGACAACGAGCGCGGCGTCCACGAGGTCGACCTCGCCGGCTTCCGCATCGACCGCTTCCCGGTGAGCTGTGGCCAGTACCTGGCCTTCATCGAGGACGGCGGCTACCGGCGCCCCGAGCTCTGGGGCGAGGGCGGTCGTGAGTGGCTCGCCGGCAGCGGCGCGATCGCGCCCAAGCACTGGCGTCGCGAGGCCGGCGGCTGGGTCACCGACCGGTTCGGCCACACCGTGGGCGTCGACGCGGACGTGCCGGTGATGCACGTCTGCTGGCACGAGGCCGACGCCTGGGCACGCTGGGCGGGACGCCGGCTGCCCACCGAGTTCGAGTGGGAGGTGGCGGCGCGCTGGGACCCGGAGACGGGGACGATGCGGCGGTACCCCTGGGGCGACACGCCGCCCACCCCGGAGCACGCCAACCTCGACCAGCGGCTCTTCGGCTGCGCCCCGCTCGGCGCCTATCCGCGCGGAGCCAGCGCGCTCGGCTGCGAGCAGATGGTGGGCGACGTCTGGGAGTGGACCTCGAGCGACTTCCTCGCCTACCCGGACTTCGAGGCCTTCCCCTATCCCGAGTACTCGGCGGTGTTCTTCGGCGGCGACTACAAGGTGCTGCGCGGGGCGTCCTGGGCGGCCCGGCCCAGCATCGGCCGCGCCGCGTTCCGCAACTGGGATCACCCGATCCGCCGGCAGATCTTCGCCGGCTTCCGCTGCGCCGCCGGCGGCGAGGAGACGTGA